The Nitrospinaceae bacterium genome has a segment encoding these proteins:
- the msrA gene encoding peptide-methionine (S)-S-oxide reductase MsrA: MEKAMFGAGCFWGVEAAFRKVPGVASTAVGYSGGHNENPTYKEVCTGGTGHAEVVEIEFDPAAVSYETLLDVLWQIHDPTTMNRQGPDMGTQYRSAIYYHSTDQEAAAKASAKVLDASGRLDNPVVTEITPASVFWRAEEYHQQYFEKQGIVH; encoded by the coding sequence GTTTCTGGGGAGTAGAGGCGGCCTTCCGCAAGGTACCCGGAGTTGCATCGACGGCTGTCGGTTATTCTGGTGGCCACAATGAGAACCCGACATATAAAGAAGTGTGCACTGGCGGCACCGGGCATGCCGAGGTCGTCGAGATTGAGTTCGACCCGGCAGCCGTTTCTTATGAGACGCTTCTGGATGTTCTTTGGCAGATTCATGATCCGACGACAATGAACCGCCAGGGTCCTGATATGGGTACCCAGTACAGATCGGCAATTTACTATCACAGCACCGACCAGGAGGCCGCCGCAAAAGCCTCGGCGAAGGTGCTCGATGCTTCTGGGCGGCTGGATAACCCGGTTGTCACCGAAATTACGCCGGCCTCGGTTTTCTGGCGGGCCGAGGAATATCATCAGCAGTATTTTGAGAAGCAGGGGATTGTTCATTAG
- a CDS encoding NADH-quinone oxidoreductase subunit A, protein MPEAYIPILILLALAAGFSAVSLGVSFFLGKQRPTSEKNMAYECGIVPETSARGRFSVKFFLVAMLFIVFDVETIFLFPWAVVFREMPSYAFVAILPFMLLLVASLIYEWKRGALEWD, encoded by the coding sequence GTGCCTGAGGCTTATATACCAATTTTGATTCTTCTTGCCCTTGCGGCTGGATTTTCCGCCGTTAGTCTGGGTGTTTCCTTCTTTTTGGGCAAACAGCGGCCCACCTCCGAAAAAAACATGGCCTATGAGTGCGGAATTGTCCCCGAGACAAGCGCCCGGGGGCGTTTTTCGGTTAAGTTTTTCTTGGTGGCCATGCTTTTCATCGTATTCGATGTTGAGACGATATTCCTGTTTCCCTGGGCGGTGGTGTTCCGCGAAATGCCTAGCTACGCCTTTGTCGCCATACTGCCGTTCATGCTCCTCTTGGTGGCCAGCCTGATTTATGAATGGAAGCGAGGAGCCCTCGAATGGGACTAG
- a CDS encoding NADH-quinone oxidoreductase subunit B: protein MGLEEKLEGQVVLGRATDVIKWARKNSLWPALFGLACCAIEMMSASASKYDIARFGAEVFRASPRQADLMIVAGRVSRKMAPVLRQIYDQMPEPKWVISMGACASTGGVFNNYALVQGVDEVVPVDIYVPGCPPRPETLIDGILKLQKKIEAGALYEDRSKTLSA, encoded by the coding sequence ATGGGACTAGAAGAAAAACTTGAAGGCCAGGTTGTTCTTGGTCGCGCCACCGACGTAATTAAGTGGGCGCGAAAAAATAGTCTCTGGCCCGCGCTGTTCGGCCTTGCCTGTTGTGCCATCGAGATGATGTCGGCCTCGGCGAGCAAATACGACATAGCGCGTTTTGGCGCCGAGGTGTTTCGCGCCTCGCCAAGACAGGCGGATCTGATGATAGTTGCGGGCCGGGTCTCCCGGAAGATGGCGCCCGTTCTTCGCCAGATCTATGACCAGATGCCCGAGCCCAAGTGGGTGATTTCGATGGGCGCCTGCGCCTCGACCGGAGGGGTTTTCAATAATTATGCTTTAGTCCAGGGCGTGGACGAGGTGGTCCCGGTGGATATTTACGTGCCCGGTTGCCCGCCGCGCCCTGAAACGCTGATTGATGGCATTCTCAAGCTCCAAAAGAAGATCGAAGCCGGGGCCCTATACGAGGATCGAAGCAAAACGCTTTCCGCCTAA
- a CDS encoding NADH-quinone oxidoreductase subunit C, with translation MVDETGEAPAAEEEKPEELDEDVRALRDKLGADVLSVRLHRGQLAVEIAPASLVAAASFLRDSRGFKMLSFLAGVDCLELPVSYRFKVTYSLLDLDRAKRIRLEVPCGDDLAPSLPSVAGVWPTAAPHECEAFDLVGIDFEGNENLERILTPEGFEGYPHRKDFDISAEPVAFSFRSTPEGKPKAVE, from the coding sequence ATGGTGGATGAGACCGGGGAGGCTCCGGCGGCCGAGGAAGAAAAGCCAGAGGAACTCGACGAGGACGTACGGGCCTTGAGGGACAAGCTGGGCGCTGATGTGTTGTCGGTTAGGCTTCACCGAGGCCAGCTCGCCGTGGAGATTGCCCCTGCCTCTCTAGTGGCGGCGGCTAGCTTTCTCCGGGATTCGCGGGGTTTCAAGATGCTGAGCTTTCTCGCCGGGGTGGATTGTCTGGAGCTGCCGGTATCCTATCGGTTCAAGGTGACCTACTCCCTTCTCGATTTGGATCGCGCCAAGCGGATACGCCTTGAGGTTCCCTGCGGGGATGATCTGGCGCCGAGTCTGCCGAGCGTGGCTGGGGTGTGGCCCACCGCTGCGCCCCATGAGTGCGAGGCTTTTGATCTAGTCGGTATCGACTTTGAGGGAAACGAGAATCTTGAGCGAATACTCACGCCAGAGGGTTTCGAGGGGTATCCCCACAGAAAAGATTTTGACATCTCGGCAGAGCCCGTGGCGTTTTCGTTCAGAAGCACTCCCGAGGGTAAACCGAAGGCAGTGGAGTAG
- a CDS encoding NADH-quinone oxidoreductase subunit D, which produces MSTEVERADWQDDDLLGPIRTETMTLNMGPQHPSTHGVLRMVLDLEGETVKGCRPVIGYLHTGIEKSMEERTYNKALPMTDRMDYLAPMSNNLGYVLAVEKLLGMEIPPRCQYLRVLLAEMTRIQSHLVWLGTHALDLGAMTVFLYCFREREAIIKIFEKVAGVRMMTSYFRVGGVSREPYPEFYDDCRKFFDDFPSKVDDYEELLTDNPIFRGRTRGVGAISADKAIALGVTGPLLRACGIDYDIRKKEPYLVYDKMNFNVPLGESGDIYDRYLVRMAELRESQNIAVQALEGMPEGSLMADDPKVVPPPKEQLGHDMEALIHHFKIFTEGYQVPAGEVYQAIESPRGELGYYIISDGSPSPYKVKVRAPSFSNLFSMAEMVKGGMFGDVVAALGSVDIVLGEIDR; this is translated from the coding sequence ATGAGCACCGAGGTCGAACGGGCCGATTGGCAAGACGACGATCTGCTCGGTCCCATACGCACCGAGACTATGACCCTCAACATGGGGCCGCAGCATCCCAGCACCCATGGTGTGCTGCGCATGGTGCTCGACCTTGAGGGTGAAACGGTTAAGGGTTGCCGGCCGGTTATCGGTTATCTCCATACGGGTATTGAGAAGTCCATGGAGGAGCGGACCTATAACAAGGCCCTCCCCATGACCGACCGGATGGATTATCTCGCCCCCATGTCGAACAACCTGGGCTACGTCCTTGCGGTCGAAAAACTCCTTGGCATGGAAATTCCCCCGCGCTGTCAGTATTTGAGGGTGCTCCTGGCCGAGATGACGCGGATACAGAGCCATCTCGTCTGGCTGGGCACCCACGCACTCGACCTCGGGGCGATGACGGTTTTTCTTTATTGCTTCAGGGAGCGCGAGGCGATTATTAAGATTTTTGAGAAGGTCGCGGGCGTGCGGATGATGACAAGCTATTTCCGCGTCGGGGGAGTATCGAGAGAGCCCTACCCGGAATTTTACGATGATTGCCGAAAATTTTTCGACGATTTTCCATCAAAGGTGGACGACTACGAAGAGCTTCTTACGGACAATCCAATTTTCCGAGGCCGCACGCGAGGAGTCGGTGCGATATCGGCGGACAAGGCCATCGCCCTGGGCGTGACGGGGCCGCTGCTTCGTGCCTGCGGGATAGACTACGACATTCGCAAGAAAGAGCCCTATCTCGTCTACGATAAAATGAATTTCAATGTGCCCCTTGGCGAGTCTGGCGATATCTATGACCGCTATCTTGTGCGCATGGCAGAGCTTCGTGAGTCGCAAAATATCGCTGTTCAGGCGCTAGAGGGTATGCCCGAAGGATCGCTCATGGCGGACGATCCCAAGGTTGTGCCGCCGCCCAAAGAGCAGCTTGGGCATGACATGGAAGCGCTTATTCACCATTTCAAGATTTTCACCGAGGGCTATCAGGTCCCGGCGGGCGAGGTATATCAGGCCATCGAGTCGCCGCGCGGCGAGCTGGGCTACTACATCATCAGCGACGGCAGCCCGAGCCCTTACAAGGTGAAGGTGCGCGCTCCGAGTTTTTCGAATCTTTTTTCGATGGCAGAAATGGTTAAGGGCGGAATGTTCGGCGATGTAGTGGCCGCGCTGGGAAGCGTAGATATCGTTTTGGGAGAAATCGACCGCTAG
- a CDS encoding NAD(P)H-dependent oxidoreductase subunit E — protein MSVDRFPHSPKEEKFEFEPEVRAELDRIITKYPVKRSALLPALKLGQKQNGFISSAVMQHLAEIFEISSMEVWGVVTFYSMFKTHPLGEFHFQLCNNLSCTLMGSGALLKAIEARLGIKAGERREDGKFSIEKVECLGACGGAPCVQINEDYFERATPEMIEEIVSALEKGEYVAPVGADEVAPPRAGAEVAKIED, from the coding sequence TTGTCGGTAGACAGATTTCCGCATTCCCCGAAAGAGGAAAAGTTCGAGTTCGAGCCCGAGGTTCGTGCCGAGCTTGATCGAATAATCACAAAATATCCGGTCAAACGCTCGGCGCTGCTGCCAGCGCTCAAGCTTGGGCAAAAGCAAAATGGTTTTATCTCAAGTGCCGTGATGCAGCATCTGGCAGAGATATTCGAAATCTCGTCGATGGAAGTCTGGGGTGTGGTGACTTTTTACAGCATGTTCAAGACCCATCCCCTGGGCGAGTTTCATTTTCAGTTGTGCAATAACCTTTCGTGCACGCTGATGGGCTCGGGCGCTCTGTTGAAGGCCATCGAGGCGCGGCTGGGCATTAAAGCAGGCGAGAGACGCGAGGACGGAAAGTTTTCAATCGAGAAGGTGGAGTGCCTGGGTGCATGTGGCGGCGCGCCTTGTGTTCAGATTAACGAGGATTATTTTGAGCGTGCAACTCCCGAGATGATTGAGGAAATCGTCTCGGCGCTTGAGAAGGGCGAGTACGTTGCTCCCGTCGGGGCCGATGAGGTGGCGCCGCCGAGGGCGGGCGCCGAGGTCGCGAAAATTGAAGATTAG
- the nuoF gene encoding NADH-quinone oxidoreductase subunit NuoF yields MNQRLDALVEEKIVSARFGNSEAPSIEGYETSGGYEAIRKILGKTDPKDVTDIVKASGLRGRGGAGFPCGLKWSFIPDVEGPKYLTVNGDEGEPGTFKDRELMLRDPHQLIEGIIIACYAVGIEKAYIYIRGEFAAPGRAVDKALAEAYERGYVGENILGSGFSCDIYTHMGAGAYICGEETGLIESLEGKRGHPRLKPPFPAIVGVYGRPTVVNNVETLSNLPHIINKGAEWFAGIGIDERNTGTRMYCVSGHVEKPGLYELPLGLTLEEVIFEHCGGMRDGKALKAVIPGGASAPVLTAKEILEDKIRMDFDALAKAGSMGGSGGVIVMDETTCMVQAAQRLALFYEHESCGQCSVCREGTGWVAGILSRIEAGKGVPDDMSTLGSIDTSMRGNTICVLSDACAMMFGAFVKKFKSEFEAHIEGGRCPHGSPYPA; encoded by the coding sequence ATGAATCAGCGTTTGGACGCTCTGGTCGAGGAGAAGATTGTTTCGGCGCGCTTTGGCAATTCCGAGGCGCCGAGCATCGAGGGGTACGAAACCTCGGGTGGCTACGAGGCTATCCGGAAAATTCTCGGCAAGACCGATCCCAAGGATGTTACTGATATCGTTAAAGCCTCGGGCCTGCGCGGGCGCGGCGGCGCGGGATTCCCCTGCGGTCTAAAGTGGAGTTTCATTCCCGACGTGGAAGGGCCCAAGTACCTCACTGTCAACGGCGATGAGGGCGAGCCGGGCACCTTTAAAGACAGGGAACTCATGCTTCGCGATCCGCACCAGCTGATCGAGGGCATTATTATTGCCTGCTATGCCGTGGGCATTGAGAAGGCCTACATCTATATCCGGGGAGAATTTGCCGCCCCCGGTCGCGCTGTCGATAAGGCGCTTGCCGAGGCCTACGAGCGCGGCTATGTCGGCGAAAATATTTTGGGCAGCGGTTTTTCCTGCGACATCTACACCCACATGGGCGCCGGGGCCTACATATGCGGAGAGGAAACGGGGCTGATCGAATCGCTTGAGGGTAAACGCGGGCATCCGCGGCTCAAGCCGCCATTCCCGGCCATCGTGGGTGTCTACGGGCGCCCCACCGTGGTGAACAACGTCGAGACGCTCTCGAATCTTCCCCACATTATTAATAAGGGAGCCGAGTGGTTCGCCGGAATCGGCATCGATGAGAGAAACACCGGCACCCGGATGTATTGCGTCTCGGGCCATGTCGAGAAACCAGGGCTTTACGAGTTGCCGCTCGGTTTAACGCTTGAGGAAGTCATTTTTGAGCACTGCGGCGGGATGCGTGATGGCAAGGCGCTCAAGGCCGTGATTCCCGGTGGCGCGAGCGCGCCGGTCCTAACCGCCAAGGAAATTCTCGAAGATAAAATTCGGATGGATTTCGATGCGCTGGCCAAGGCTGGAAGCATGGGTGGCAGCGGCGGGGTGATCGTCATGGATGAGACAACCTGCATGGTTCAGGCCGCGCAACGGCTGGCGCTTTTCTATGAGCATGAATCTTGCGGCCAGTGTTCGGTCTGCCGTGAGGGTACGGGCTGGGTGGCCGGTATCCTCTCGCGCATCGAGGCGGGCAAGGGCGTTCCGGACGATATGTCTACGCTTGGCTCTATTGATACCAGTATGCGGGGCAACACCATCTGTGTTCTTTCGGACGCCTGCGCGATGATGTTTGGCGCGTTCGTGAAGAAATTTAAAAGTGAGTTCGAGGCGCACATCGAAGGCGGGCGATGCCCGCATGGGAGTCCCTACCCCGCCTGA
- the nuoG gene encoding NADH-quinone oxidoreductase subunit NuoG: MPDTEFKFTLNGKEVAARKGESVLGAALREGLHIPHFCYHKNLSVVGQCRACLVEVVDAGNGKPIPKLQPSCAMPAAEGMVVETANARVKEAQESVFEFLLKNHPLDCPVCDQGGECPLQDQTLGYAKAVSRTHELRRIYPKNEISPFIKPEMNRCVHCTRCIRFTSEIDGGSEFGWANRGDRTEVGVFADLPLTSIVSGNVIDICPVGALTDNKYRFTARVWEMKEVEGPCTLCSVGCQQKVWNREGELKRVTAGDNPEVNDTWICDVGRWGWSGVQNESRIKSPMIRENGELRPASWEEAQGLIARRFSAIRTESGGAALAGLGGGRSTNETAFQFGALFRTVLESANIDCRINPRDMRQTEAQRAGLGAVGGHGSLTGLASAKSILLIGSDPFEEHPVLALRARAAHSAGGSIVSVHPRRIDLRVLGRIHHLTPIPGEEARALSALARLLLDAGASPKGGGADAARGGLAGLDVDALCRESALDTTDLADAAGALRPDEGGVCVVVGPGLKDEAAITEAVNIALMLDAEILFASGAANLQGALDMGLHPALLPGSRSVDEASAQSACAEVWGGEALGTGGQGADDILAGAAEKKIRGLYLLECDPVAEHSEGALARRALEGAEFVVVHASHRGASVEYADVVLPALTLYEEEGTVTNIERRAQRLRRAVKPQGSGSKEAWRVLSEIARLLEHPLKANDLAGIQAQIRLLAEEYAPAFGKAPEAGVLLSRERKGNSQPVAHEPTNPPPAGLQMILAPALWLSGSLIASADHLSGMPEAALRISPTDAERLGVSDGAAVSFEVGGKSVALPVQVDPTIPVGVAQAPEGYLAALEGAVLNLGGDEGAGTVIQVSIAEAVRA, from the coding sequence ATGCCTGATACAGAATTTAAGTTCACCCTAAACGGGAAAGAGGTTGCCGCACGCAAGGGCGAGAGCGTCCTCGGCGCCGCTTTGCGCGAGGGGCTGCACATACCGCATTTTTGCTACCACAAGAATCTCTCGGTAGTGGGTCAGTGCCGTGCCTGCCTGGTCGAGGTCGTGGACGCCGGGAACGGCAAGCCGATTCCTAAGCTTCAGCCTTCGTGCGCTATGCCGGCGGCCGAGGGCATGGTGGTCGAGACTGCGAACGCGCGGGTGAAAGAGGCACAAGAAAGTGTTTTCGAGTTTTTGCTCAAGAATCACCCGCTCGATTGTCCTGTGTGCGATCAAGGCGGCGAGTGCCCGCTTCAGGATCAAACCCTGGGCTACGCCAAGGCGGTCAGCCGGACACACGAGCTTCGACGTATCTATCCCAAAAATGAAATCAGCCCCTTCATCAAACCCGAGATGAACCGGTGTGTGCATTGCACGCGCTGCATTCGCTTCACTTCGGAAATCGATGGCGGCAGTGAGTTCGGCTGGGCCAACAGGGGCGACCGAACCGAGGTCGGTGTGTTCGCGGACCTTCCACTGACGAGCATCGTTTCGGGCAACGTAATAGATATCTGCCCGGTAGGGGCGCTCACCGACAACAAGTACCGCTTCACGGCCCGCGTCTGGGAGATGAAAGAAGTCGAGGGGCCCTGCACATTATGCAGTGTGGGTTGCCAGCAGAAGGTCTGGAACCGGGAAGGGGAGCTCAAGCGGGTCACCGCTGGCGATAACCCGGAGGTGAACGATACCTGGATTTGCGACGTAGGCCGCTGGGGCTGGAGCGGCGTCCAGAACGAGAGCCGGATCAAGAGCCCGATGATTAGAGAAAACGGTGAGCTTCGCCCCGCGAGTTGGGAGGAGGCGCAAGGTCTCATCGCCCGGCGTTTTTCGGCGATTCGAACCGAGAGCGGCGGGGCGGCACTCGCTGGTCTAGGCGGCGGACGATCAACGAACGAGACAGCCTTTCAGTTTGGGGCGCTGTTCAGAACGGTTCTTGAAAGTGCCAATATCGATTGTCGAATTAACCCGAGGGACATGCGCCAGACAGAAGCGCAGCGTGCCGGGCTCGGTGCGGTGGGCGGGCATGGCTCGCTGACGGGTCTTGCCAGCGCTAAATCGATATTGCTCATTGGCAGCGACCCTTTTGAGGAGCATCCGGTGCTGGCTCTCAGGGCGCGCGCCGCGCACAGCGCGGGGGGGAGCATCGTCAGTGTCCATCCGCGGAGAATCGATCTGCGTGTTCTGGGGCGAATCCATCATTTGACCCCGATACCGGGCGAGGAGGCGCGAGCGCTTTCTGCTTTGGCCCGGTTGCTTCTTGATGCCGGTGCCTCGCCCAAGGGTGGTGGCGCGGATGCCGCCAGAGGCGGATTGGCCGGGCTCGACGTTGATGCGCTTTGCCGCGAGTCGGCGCTCGATACAACCGATCTGGCTGACGCCGCTGGGGCGCTTCGCCCGGATGAGGGCGGGGTATGCGTGGTGGTGGGACCGGGGCTCAAAGATGAGGCGGCGATTACCGAGGCCGTGAATATTGCTCTGATGCTTGATGCGGAAATTCTATTTGCCTCGGGTGCGGCGAATCTCCAGGGGGCGCTCGACATGGGTCTTCACCCGGCGCTTTTGCCGGGCTCTCGGTCAGTGGATGAGGCCTCAGCGCAAAGTGCTTGCGCAGAAGTTTGGGGCGGGGAGGCACTGGGGACAGGTGGCCAGGGCGCAGACGACATTCTCGCTGGCGCGGCCGAGAAAAAAATTCGCGGGCTATATTTACTTGAATGTGATCCCGTGGCCGAGCACTCTGAGGGGGCGCTGGCCCGCCGGGCGCTTGAGGGAGCCGAATTTGTTGTTGTCCACGCCTCGCACCGGGGCGCAAGTGTGGAATACGCCGATGTGGTTCTCCCGGCACTAACTCTTTATGAAGAAGAGGGCACCGTAACGAACATCGAGCGGCGCGCTCAGCGCCTCAGGCGAGCCGTTAAACCGCAGGGCTCAGGGAGCAAGGAGGCCTGGCGGGTGTTAAGTGAAATCGCCCGGCTGCTTGAGCACCCCTTAAAAGCGAATGACCTGGCAGGTATTCAAGCTCAGATTCGCCTGCTTGCCGAAGAATATGCCCCGGCCTTTGGAAAAGCGCCCGAGGCGGGTGTCCTTTTGAGCCGCGAGCGCAAAGGCAATTCACAGCCGGTGGCGCATGAGCCGACGAACCCACCGCCTGCGGGGCTCCAGATGATTCTGGCCCCTGCGCTTTGGCTCTCAGGTTCGCTAATCGCATCGGCGGATCATCTCTCAGGTATGCCTGAGGCGGCCCTGCGTATTTCGCCCACCGATGCAGAAAGATTGGGTGTTAGCGACGGCGCGGCGGTTAGTTTCGAAGTTGGCGGGAAAAGCGTTGCTCTGCCAGTGCAGGTGGACCCCACCATTCCGGTTGGCGTCGCGCAGGCGCCCGAAGGGTATTTGGCCGCGCTCGAGGGTGCGGTGCTCAACCTTGGCGGCGATGAGGGAGCGGGCACTGTTATTCAGGTCTCGATTGCGGAGGCGGTGAGGGCGTAA
- the nuoH gene encoding NADH-quinone oxidoreductase subunit NuoH → MAELLIVIIKIAVAFVSLLLLAAYMTWMERRVFALVQVRYGPNRVGPAGLLQPIADGIKLMFKETVIPSQADKFVYFLAPAITLIPAMAAFAVVPFGDTVTLFGLKVDMIISDVNVGILYVFALSGLGVYGVVLGAWASNSKYPLLGGLRASAQLISYELSLGMSLLGVVMISGSLSLKDIVAGQAGLPYIFLQPVGFLLFVICMFAETNRAPFDLSEAESELTGGFHTEYSSMNFAVYFLAEYCNMITLSAVGATFFLGGWRGPILPPVVWFLIKIIAFMFFFMWLRASSPRLRYDQLMAFGWKVLLPLSIANVVVTAAVMALMDS, encoded by the coding sequence ATGGCCGAACTTCTTATTGTCATCATCAAAATTGCGGTCGCGTTCGTGTCGCTGCTCTTGCTCGCGGCCTATATGACCTGGATGGAGCGACGCGTATTTGCGCTGGTCCAGGTCCGATATGGACCGAACCGGGTTGGGCCCGCCGGGCTCCTCCAGCCCATCGCCGACGGAATTAAGCTGATGTTCAAGGAGACGGTGATCCCGAGCCAGGCCGATAAGTTCGTCTACTTCCTCGCGCCAGCCATCACGCTTATTCCGGCGATGGCCGCCTTTGCGGTGGTGCCATTCGGCGACACGGTTACGCTATTCGGCCTAAAAGTCGACATGATCATCTCCGACGTGAACGTCGGCATTCTTTATGTATTCGCGTTGAGCGGGCTTGGTGTGTACGGCGTGGTGCTCGGCGCATGGGCCTCGAACAGTAAATATCCTTTGCTTGGCGGTCTTCGCGCCTCGGCGCAGCTCATCAGCTACGAGCTCTCGCTTGGAATGAGTCTGCTCGGGGTGGTGATGATTTCGGGCTCGCTCAGCCTCAAGGATATCGTCGCGGGCCAGGCTGGCCTCCCCTATATCTTTCTTCAGCCGGTGGGATTCCTTCTGTTCGTGATCTGCATGTTTGCCGAGACAAACCGGGCGCCGTTCGATTTGTCCGAGGCCGAGAGCGAATTGACGGGCGGTTTTCACACGGAATATTCGAGCATGAATTTTGCGGTCTATTTCCTGGCCGAGTACTGCAACATGATTACCCTCTCAGCCGTTGGAGCAACATTTTTCCTCGGTGGCTGGCGGGGTCCCATTTTGCCGCCGGTGGTCTGGTTCTTGATCAAAATAATCGCGTTCATGTTCTTTTTTATGTGGCTGAGGGCATCGTCGCCGCGCCTTCGCTACGATCAGTTGATGGCGTTTGGCTGGAAGGTGCTGCTTCCGCTATCGATTGCGAATGTTGTGGTGACGGCGGCGGTGATGGCTTTGATGGATTCCTGA
- a CDS encoding NADH-quinone oxidoreductase subunit I, with protein sequence MLGEIVRGLWVTIKHSLKNRETVLYPDVKEELPPRYRGLHKLLLWEDGTERCVGCKLCAAACPVDCIFVESEENNPASPVSKGERYAKVYEINELRCIFCGYCEEACPVGAVVLGNEYEFCADEREKFIYGKGDLLVKRPDEVPELQKRYDERKLLTYV encoded by the coding sequence ATGTTAGGCGAAATTGTTCGCGGTCTGTGGGTGACGATAAAGCACTCGCTGAAAAACCGGGAAACGGTGTTGTACCCGGATGTGAAGGAAGAGCTTCCGCCTCGCTACCGTGGATTGCACAAACTTCTGCTGTGGGAGGATGGTACCGAGCGTTGTGTGGGCTGCAAGTTATGTGCGGCGGCTTGCCCGGTTGACTGCATTTTCGTTGAGTCTGAGGAAAACAATCCGGCGAGCCCGGTGTCTAAAGGCGAGCGGTACGCGAAGGTGTACGAGATTAACGAGCTCAGATGCATCTTCTGTGGCTATTGCGAGGAGGCCTGCCCGGTGGGGGCCGTTGTTCTCGGTAACGAATATGAGTTTTGTGCGGATGAGCGCGAAAAGTTTATTTACGGGAAAGGCGATTTGCTCGTGAAGCGGCCCGATGAGGTGCCTGAGCTTCAAAAGCGCTACGACGAGCGAAAGCT